From Hugenholtzia roseola DSM 9546, one genomic window encodes:
- a CDS encoding ABC1 kinase family protein, with product MFFRKTVKNINRLREVVKVLLKYGMEDIVVNTPLRKFIPPKTTVNWTSDQNGDTEMVAVYSTRWERIRMIIEELGPTFIKLAQVLSNRPDFVPEALIFEFEKLQSSVPPFDVGIAKGIITQELGRPLDELFIYFDEVPLGSASIGQVHRARLRSGEDVVVKVQRPGVRSKVYTDLALLREFVKLTENFFINAGVLNPLEVVNTFEKSMQRELDYLTEGRHMEQFRQIYQNLEERFYVPKAYMDISTSKVLVIEYISGCKITDLMQIESWGLDRTTLAARGIDLYLTQIFEFGIFHADPHPGNVLIRPTGQIVLLDFGMVGKLMKHQKYAFANVFISLAKQDARGMASGLRQLSIDSEIEDMRAFEYDLHELIEEYTILDVAGELGMADLTNKLQKIIYKYQLQMPGAVFLILRVLVILEGIGNVLDKNFQSLEHIKPYGFKLLTEQYSLKNINSEITYSLSEFGGLLYNLPSEVRFILKKLRKGEFNFDIKFIADDTILKKADSITNRIALAMLVCTLILSATLSLSAKFPAYLCTDGGIPYLSIIGYLLAIWLTGVLFVLSVRNNS from the coding sequence ATGTTTTTTCGCAAAACGGTTAAAAATATAAATCGCCTACGCGAGGTTGTAAAAGTCTTGCTCAAATACGGTATGGAAGATATCGTAGTCAATACGCCTTTGCGGAAGTTTATCCCCCCCAAGACAACAGTGAATTGGACGAGCGACCAAAATGGCGATACGGAGATGGTAGCGGTTTATTCTACCCGTTGGGAGCGAATCAGAATGATTATCGAAGAGTTGGGACCTACCTTTATCAAATTGGCGCAGGTATTGAGCAACCGCCCCGACTTTGTACCTGAAGCCCTGATTTTCGAGTTTGAGAAATTGCAAAGTAGCGTACCGCCCTTCGATGTAGGCATAGCAAAAGGCATTATTACCCAAGAATTAGGCAGACCCTTAGACGAACTTTTTATTTATTTTGATGAAGTGCCGTTAGGCTCTGCCTCCATTGGGCAGGTGCATCGAGCGCGTTTGCGTAGTGGTGAAGATGTAGTGGTGAAGGTGCAACGCCCAGGGGTGCGCAGTAAAGTTTATACCGATTTGGCACTCCTTCGTGAGTTTGTCAAGCTAACGGAAAATTTCTTTATCAATGCAGGGGTCTTAAATCCGCTCGAAGTGGTTAATACCTTTGAAAAGTCGATGCAGCGCGAACTCGATTACCTAACCGAAGGGCGGCACATGGAGCAGTTTCGCCAGATTTACCAAAATTTGGAAGAGCGGTTCTATGTTCCCAAAGCCTACATGGACATTTCCACTTCTAAGGTCTTGGTGATAGAATACATAAGTGGCTGCAAAATCACCGATTTGATGCAAATTGAATCTTGGGGCTTAGATAGGACTACCTTGGCAGCGCGTGGCATTGATTTGTACCTGACTCAAATTTTTGAGTTTGGTATTTTCCATGCCGACCCACACCCGGGAAATGTGCTAATTCGTCCCACAGGTCAGATTGTACTTTTAGACTTCGGCATGGTAGGCAAATTGATGAAACATCAAAAATATGCCTTTGCCAACGTTTTTATCAGCCTTGCCAAACAAGACGCGCGTGGCATGGCGAGCGGTCTGCGCCAACTTTCCATCGACAGCGAAATCGAGGACATGCGTGCTTTTGAATATGATTTACACGAACTAATAGAAGAATATACGATTTTAGATGTGGCGGGCGAGTTGGGTATGGCAGATTTGACCAATAAACTACAAAAAATTATCTATAAATATCAACTTCAAATGCCGGGTGCAGTCTTTCTTATCCTGCGCGTGTTGGTAATTTTGGAGGGCATTGGCAATGTCTTAGACAAGAATTTTCAAAGTTTGGAGCATATCAAACCTTATGGATTTAAACTTCTGACAGAACAGTATTCGCTCAAAAACATCAATTCTGAAATTACTTATTCTCTGTCCGAATTTGGCGGACTTTTGTATAATCTGCCTTCCGAAGTGCGTTTTATTCTGAAAAAGTTACGCAAAGGCGAATTTAATTTTGACATCAAGTTCATTGCTGACGACACAATTTTGAAGAAAGCCGATTCTATCACCAATAGAATTGCTTTGGCAATGCTTGTTTGTACCCTAATTTTATCGGCTACCCTTTCGCTTTCTGCCAAATTTCCTGCCTACCTATGCACAGACGGGGGTATCCCTTATCTTAGTATCATAGGTTATCTCTTGGCAATTTGGCTTACAGGGGTTTTGTTTGTGCTTTCGGTTCGTAATAATTCATAA
- the cysS gene encoding cysteine--tRNA ligase gives MKTPHIPPLHIFNTLTRQKEKFEPLHAPHVGLYVCGPTVYNDVHLGNCRTFTFFDIVVRYLRALGYQVRYVRNITDVGHLVGDADEGEDKIGKEAKLKNLEPMEVAQKYTNGFREVMRILGNLPPSIEPTATGHLIEQIEMVDKIIANGFAYESQGSVYFDVKKYNQSHQYGILSGRNVEEQLAGSRQLEGQSEKENSADFALWKKANPEHLMRWKSPWSEGFPGWHLECSAMSTKYLGKTFDIHGGGLDLQFPHHECEIAQSVAADGESPVRYWMHANMLTMNGTKMSKSLGNVIMPYEMFEGKSPLLSRAYSPMVFRYFLLQTHYRSTMDISDTALQAAQKGYYKLMNGMKNLQALTAQVENPDFAFAADLSEKEIQDIEKSVAAAYRNMNDDFNTAAAMASLFNLIKKVNMLHAGQLSLTVIGKEAFEKMHTTLTIFVENIFGLRAESPNFAPALSVLLETYQQAKAAQDYPKVDALRLKAKEMGITIKDMKTGVDWAYDEN, from the coding sequence ATGAAAACGCCACACATTCCGCCGCTGCATATTTTCAATACCCTGACGCGCCAAAAGGAGAAATTCGAACCCCTACACGCGCCTCACGTTGGGCTTTATGTCTGCGGTCCTACGGTCTATAACGACGTACATTTGGGAAATTGCCGAACCTTTACCTTTTTCGACATCGTCGTGCGCTACCTTCGTGCCTTAGGCTATCAGGTGCGTTATGTGCGCAATATCACCGACGTTGGGCATTTGGTAGGCGACGCAGACGAAGGTGAGGATAAAATTGGAAAAGAAGCAAAGTTGAAAAACTTAGAGCCTATGGAAGTGGCGCAAAAATATACCAACGGTTTTCGCGAAGTGATGCGTATTTTGGGAAACCTTCCGCCCAGCATCGAACCCACAGCCACAGGACATTTGATAGAACAAATAGAGATGGTCGATAAAATTATCGCTAATGGTTTTGCCTATGAAAGTCAGGGTTCTGTTTATTTTGATGTAAAAAAATACAACCAAAGTCATCAATACGGTATTCTTTCGGGTAGGAATGTAGAGGAGCAGTTGGCAGGAAGTCGCCAGTTGGAAGGGCAATCGGAAAAAGAAAATAGTGCAGATTTTGCACTTTGGAAAAAAGCAAATCCCGAACATTTGATGCGTTGGAAAAGCCCTTGGAGCGAGGGATTTCCCGGTTGGCATTTAGAATGTTCGGCAATGAGTACCAAATATTTAGGAAAAACTTTTGACATTCACGGAGGCGGCTTAGACTTACAATTTCCGCATCACGAGTGTGAGATTGCGCAATCGGTAGCGGCTGATGGCGAGTCGCCTGTGCGCTATTGGATGCACGCCAATATGCTCACGATGAACGGTACAAAAATGTCCAAATCTTTGGGCAATGTCATTATGCCTTACGAGATGTTTGAAGGCAAAAGTCCCTTATTATCAAGGGCTTATAGTCCGATGGTCTTTCGTTATTTTCTCTTACAGACGCACTATCGCTCTACGATGGATATTAGCGATACGGCTCTGCAAGCCGCCCAAAAAGGCTATTACAAATTGATGAATGGTATGAAAAACTTGCAGGCTTTGACTGCCCAAGTAGAAAATCCAGACTTTGCTTTTGCTGCCGATTTGAGCGAAAAAGAGATACAAGACATAGAAAAATCCGTAGCAGCCGCCTATCGCAATATGAATGACGATTTTAATACCGCAGCGGCGATGGCTTCTCTTTTTAATTTGATTAAAAAAGTGAATATGCTGCACGCAGGACAGCTTTCGCTCACTGTCATTGGCAAAGAAGCCTTTGAAAAAATGCACACCACACTGACCATTTTTGTAGAAAACATCTTTGGCTTGCGTGCTGAAAGTCCTAATTTTGCACCTGCTTTGTCTGTTTTGTTGGAAACTTATCAGCAAGCGAAAGCCGCCCAAGACTATCCAAAAGTAGATGCTTTGCGCCTCAAAGCCAAAGAGATGGGTATTACCATTAAAGATATGAAAACAGGGGTAGATTGGGCATACGACGAAAACTAA
- a CDS encoding bifunctional phosphoglucose/phosphomannose isomerase, protein MMEQLIKGFPQQMERAIALGETLSPPQSALDIRNIVVVGLGGSGIGADLVQALCADKLSLPFSVCKHYQLPAYLDAHTLVIASSFSGNTEETLAAVEVAVARKATVFCITSGGKLATFAQEKGLFTALLPIEAACPRAHLGYSCINLLFILQKIGLLPTWSLKEELTQSFQNLHQKQAQIRQKADSLAADLVAKVPFLYADSLIEPLLIRFKQQINENAKQLCHTAVFPEMNHNELVGWVFPAFLLEKIQVLYLQTSYDHPRVGLRMDVCEPIFKAKNAGVIRLQAEGSSFLEEVFYLLHLTDWASFYLALHNGVDPFPVEVINHLKSELAKH, encoded by the coding sequence ATGATGGAACAACTCATCAAGGGTTTCCCCCAACAAATGGAGCGTGCTATCGCCTTAGGCGAAACCCTTTCGCCCCCTCAATCGGCTCTTGACATTCGCAACATAGTAGTAGTCGGTTTGGGCGGCTCTGGGATAGGGGCAGACTTGGTGCAAGCACTTTGCGCCGACAAGCTATCTCTGCCTTTTTCTGTATGTAAACACTACCAACTGCCTGCCTACCTCGATGCACATACCTTGGTGATAGCCTCCTCTTTTTCAGGCAATACAGAAGAAACTTTGGCAGCCGTAGAGGTCGCCGTTGCACGCAAGGCAACTGTTTTCTGCATTACCTCTGGGGGAAAATTAGCTACTTTTGCACAAGAAAAGGGACTTTTCACCGCTCTGCTCCCAATAGAGGCGGCTTGCCCTCGCGCCCATTTGGGGTATTCTTGTATCAATTTACTTTTTATCCTACAAAAAATAGGACTTCTTCCTACTTGGTCTTTGAAAGAAGAACTGACCCAATCTTTCCAAAATCTGCACCAAAAGCAGGCGCAAATTCGTCAGAAAGCGGACAGTTTAGCGGCAGATTTAGTGGCAAAAGTTCCCTTTCTCTATGCTGATAGCCTGATTGAACCGCTCCTGATTCGTTTTAAACAGCAAATAAACGAAAATGCCAAGCAACTTTGTCATACCGCCGTATTTCCAGAGATGAACCACAATGAATTAGTGGGTTGGGTTTTTCCTGCCTTTCTATTAGAAAAAATACAAGTTTTGTACCTACAAACCAGCTACGACCACCCGCGCGTGGGCTTGCGCATGGACGTATGTGAACCCATCTTCAAAGCCAAAAATGCAGGTGTGATTCGCTTGCAGGCAGAAGGTAGTTCATTCTTAGAAGAAGTTTTTTATCTTTTGCACCTAACCGATTGGGCTTCTTTTTATTTGGCTCTACACAATGGTGTCGACCCCTTTCCAGTGGAGGTCATCAATCACCTAAAAAGTGAGCTTGCCAAACATTAG